From Mytilus edulis chromosome 8, xbMytEdul2.2, whole genome shotgun sequence, one genomic window encodes:
- the LOC139485684 gene encoding zinc finger protein 615-like: MDQAYYERISRQKHVRTLLQKAVLNLCQKNYATCAPNLEVDGIICISFPDSPDQHVVKIHEKIQLNDFRTGLSCNDAAVTKVQRSPNNCNNGQHMYVVRNNESDEVVEDRDSMQSSYLDVRIENSLSLSPGNSVFPKMESVSALNNKQFEGDMHSSKSKRKMFKVVQRKRNTIEEPDVVSDSSDEEMNVSKDQESSKSSPYHAENDTIGKNQSPNGKKTNFCESVKDGYVIVKVENFDDDGIDDSKQDDVGSGKNNKHAELGSDRLPSRKWIQLPSHDENESSYNKGRESLITIEGHHTDNSIHESPNRNSNNKDIHFPDTDGYQVRPSVGQIDLSKTSGYCGSSPEDKHIDSFSYRGNDSQFRDSSSFSNLDNVSCFPPFTRSLLETRALQNKGTKSVDNLLMNKCKKDQLSVQESSFRDRQSMIDLQTTSTASEKKSPFSTYTLALNTDKEKKYFCKHCGKGFTLKCTRSRHEKTICGGGGEGQYRCHICLKVFTRSDSRCRHLWKTHGVKNEVTTMC, from the coding sequence ATGGACCAGGCATATTATGAAAGGATTTCACGACAAAAGCATGTAAGAACATTACTACAGAAAGCTGTTTTAAATCTGTGCCAAAAAAATTATGCTACATGTGCCCCAAACCTTGAAGTAGATGGAATTATTTGCATATCATTTCCTGATAGTCCCGACCAGCATGTTGTAAAGATTCATGAGAAAATTCAGCTGAATGATTTTCGCACAGGTCTTTCATGTAATGACGCCGCAGTGACAAAAGTTCAGAGGTCACCCAATAATTGTAATAATGGTCAACATATGTATGTTGTACGCAATAATGAGTCAGATGAAGTCGTTGAAGATAGAGATAGTATGCAAAGCTCATACTTAGATGTTAGGATTGAAAATTCATTGTCTTTAAGCCCAGGAAATTCAGTTTTTCCAAAGATGGAATCTGTCTCAGcactaaataataaacaatttgAAGGGGACATGCACAGTTCTAAGTCAAAaaggaaaatgtttaaagtagtTCAACGCAAAAGAAACACTATAGAAGAACCAGATGTTGTGTCTGACTCTTCAGATGAAGAAATGAATGTGTCGAAAGATCAAGAGTCCTCCAAATCCAGTCCATATCATGCTGAAAATGATACTATAGGGAAAAATCAGTCTCCAAATGGAAAGAAAACAAACTTTTGTGAATCTGTGAAAGACGGATATGTCATTGTCAAGGTTGAAAATTTTGATGATGACGGCATTGACGATTCAAAACAAGATGACGTTGGTTCGGGCAAAAATAATAAACATGCAGAACTCGGCAGTGATAGACTACCATCTCGAAAATGGATTCAATTGCCATCACATGATGAAAATGAATCATCATACAACAAAGGTAGAGAATCTCTTATTACAATCGAAGGTCATCACACCGATAATTCAATACATGAAAGCCCAAACAGAAACTCAAATAACAAAGATATCCATTTTCCTGACACTGATGGATATCAAGTTCGACCCTCAGTCGGTCAGATTGATTTATCAAAAACGTCTGGCTACTGTGGGTCAAGTCCTGAAGACAAACATATAGATTCTTTTAGTTACCGTGGAAATGATTCACAGTTCAGAGATTCATCCAGCTTTTCAAATCTTGACAATGTTAGCTGTTTCCCTCCATTCACTAGAAGCTTGTTAGAGACTAGAGCTCTTCAAAATAAAGGCACAAAAAGTGTAGACAATCTTTTAATGAACAAGTGTAAAAAAGATCAACTGAGTGTACAGGAATCATCCTTTAGAGATAGACAAAGTATGATTGATCTCCAAACAACATCAACTGCCTCAGAAAAGAAATCGCCATTTTCGACCTATACTTTAGCTCTAAATACAGACAAGGAGAAGAAATATTTTTGCAAGCATTGTGGGAAGGGATTCACTCTGAAATGTACGAGGTCACGACATGAAAAGACAATTTGTGGCGGGGGAGGTGAAGGACAATACAGATGCCATATATGTTTGAAAGTGTTTACTCGCTCGGACAGTAGATGTAGACATCTATGGAAGACACATGGTGTTAAAAATGAAGTTACTACAATGTGTTGA